From Thalassospiraceae bacterium LMO-JJ14:
GTATCGTCTTCCGTGGTGCTGAAGATAATAACGGGAGTTTCACCACCCGGCTTACCGCGTAGCGCACGGAGCAGCTCAATACCGGTCATCCCCGGCAAACGCCAATCCAGGAGGATCGCGTCTGGTATGGTTTTGTCACAGGATTCCAGTGCTTCGTGACCATCCGAGGCTTCTTCGGTATCGAGGCCGATTTCCTGTATGATCTTCCTCGCCACCATGCGGATGACCTTGGAATCGTCGACAATAAGACAACGCTTCATGTTTTTGTCCGGTCCCGTTTGATGGCTCAATCCGCGATGGCGAGAGCGGCGAAACGGACCTCGTCATGGTCTGCCGCGACTTCAAGCTCGCATCCAGCTTCGAGAACAAGAAGCTGGGTCAGATAACTGTGGATGGAACGACTGTCGAGCGACGTCATCGACTTGCCCGGAGTCAGCCCCTGCGCCAGATCCTCACGCAATCCGGCATCACTACCGGTGGCGGATACGGCGAGCCCGATGCCGCCTTCGACCTCGGCGATCTGGACACTGACGGTCCCGCCCCTCGGCAGGCATTCGGACCCGATAAGGATCAGATTCAGCAAAAGCTTGCCCATCACGGGATCGATTTCACGGACACCATCGCCGTAGTCGGGCCATTCGAGCCGGGAATTGGAACCCTCAAGGAAGTCTTGCGCCAAGGCACGCAGCGCCGTGACCTCTGCCCCGCCCTTGCCGGCGCCGCCCGCACCGAAGGCAACGCGGAAGAAACCCAGGCGCCGGGTCAGTTCCTGGCCGCTTTTCGTCGCCAGTTCCATGGCGCTGTCATCCAGCCCCCCCATCTCGGCGAGAATTTCAAGACCGGCATTGACCGCGCCGGCCGCCCCTACGAGATCGTGACACAATCTGGAGCATACGAGCTGGCTGAGCCTCAATTGTTCACTCATGGATTCTTACTCCCGCCTCTGCAAAACGAGCACTTTCTTAGAACTGCGCGCCAACGATAGCATGGATATGAGACTCGCCAAGTCAGCAATAACCACCAATAGGCACCTAATCGTCAGCTCTCCGGACGATGTCCTCGGCCAACGATGTCACCAGATTCCGGTTACCGCTTTCCACATTGCCTGCGTTGCGTGCACGGCGTTCGGCTTCACGGCGGACATCGGCGATGTTGACGGGGATCTGTTGAAGTATCACGGTGAGAACCGATTCGATGGCAAGTATATGTGCCGCTAGATTTTCCGTGTCCCGACCCTGGCGTTGTGCACTGCTGCCCAATACTTCGATCCCGTCCGCAACTTTGCCCAGGCTATCCTGAAGATCCCCCATCTGGCGCAAGAAACCATCCAGCCCGAGCGTATCTATCATCTCGTGGGCGGCATCCGCTTGCGGGCCATTTTCGCTCATCACGTTTCCTTTCCAGTTTCCTGCTTGGCAGACAGCCTCCAGACTAACGCGCGTTAATATCGCATACCATCCTCAGCAAACCGCAAACATCTGCTAAAATCCAGCAACTCCTTGAAATCGTGGCTATTTCAGTTACATTTATCTGACACGGCATGGGGAGTGCCGTAAACAGGATATGGTGATTTCCATGAAGTCAGTACTTATCGGCAGTATTGCCGCCCTTGTTATCGCAATCGCGGCCGGTGCCGTGCTTAACAACATGAACCCGACGTCGGGGCAGGCTTTTTCGACGTCCAACACACGCCTCAACTAAAGATACGAAGGCCTTTAACACAGGCCGAAACGAGAAAAAGGGCGGTGCCGCGGCACCGCCCTTTAGCGTTTCTGAAAACCGGGTTATTCAGCAGGCTGCTGTTGCCCTGAGCCTTTGTGCATTTCTTCCTCGACCCAAAGCGAATGGTGCTCTTTGGCCCAGTTCAGGTCGACCTGACCGGTACCGACGGCATCGAAAGCACCTTCCATACCGACCGAACCGATGTAGATGTGTGCGATGACGATGACAATCATGATCAGCGCCACGACGGAATGCCAAAGCACTGAGATCTGCGCTTCCTGCAACGGCGTGAAACTCGTCGGCAGATCGGCACCGAAGTTGTTGATGAAGGCGAAAGTCCCGGCCCAGGGCTGGATTTCAAACGGCCACATCATCGCCACGCCTGACAGCGACAGCGAGAAACCGCCCAACACAACTGCCCAGAAGATGATCTTCTGTCCGGCATTAAAGCGTCCTGCTTCAGGGTGAACGCCTTTGGAAAACAGTCCTCCACCGATCGCCAGCCATTTCAGATCACGACCTTTCGGAATGTTGTAGCGAACCCAAAGAACGAACATCAAAGCGATGCCGACCATGAAGGCAAAGGCAATATAATTGTGCGCAAGCTTGCCGTAATAGGTCAGCGTGCCAAAAGCTTCCGGTCCGATGACCGGTTTAAGGAAATACCGGCCATAAAGAATGTTCAGCCCGGTAAACGCCAGCACGATAAAACTGGTGGCGGTCAGCCAGTGCACGGCGCGCTCAAGCGCGTTGAAACGTTCAATTGTGCGACCCTGAGGATCGAACCCGTGATCGATCTTGATGCGTCCACGCACAGCGAAGAACACCACCAGCAGGATAAGGATAGCCAGAAGGCTCCATGCGCCATAGATGCTGAGCGGGCCGTTCTTGAAAGCCCGCCAAGCATCGCCGTCGGCCTGCACCATCTGCGCAGCTTTCTTATCGGGAATGGATACGGTGCCACTTACACCACCCTTGATCGCGCGCCACATTTGGGCATCGGAAATGTTCCCGAGCGTATTGCCCGGCACATCGCCATTTTGCTGCGCCTGCGCCGAATGATCTGTGACCAGCGCCAGCCCGGCGTTCATGGTCATGGATCCAAGCCCGACCAACGCGGTCACGAATACCGCAAAAGCGCCGGTCCGGATAATTTGCATCAGCTTCGTCATTTACTTAACTCCGATTGCCGCCCGTGCCTTGGCCCGGGTCAGTTACCACCTTGGAATTTGCCGCGCTCCTGCAGCGCCTTGTCGGCATCGCTTTCGACCAGCGGCGCACGCACATCGCTGCCCCGGGTCGGACCACCGCCGCCGAGAGCCGCCTGCTGACCGCCTTGTAATATCGAGCGCTGACGCAATTGCGCGAGGTCGTCCTCGTTCAGTGAAGAAGTCGGCATCTTACCGGGATAGACGCCCGGTTTGTATTGCAACGGCCGTCCCTGTTCTTCCGGGCGGCACCCGGCGAGGACGACGAGCGAGAAACAAACGACCCCAAAGATTTTCAGAATTCGTAAATCGAACATGGTAATTCCTTGTTCTTACATTTCCGGCAGACCGCGCCGGAATTTTCGGATGTTAAAGGAGGGGCGGCATCCCGCTCAAGAGATGCCGCCACCTTAACCTTTAGACAGACCGAGAGGTCAGGAGCCGGCCTTCAACTGATAAGCCGTACCCCAACCCCACGCACCGGAGCCGAAGCCACGCGATACGATACGCTCGCGGTAGATGTTGGAGATCATGTTGCCATCCCCGCCGAGCAATGCCTTCGTCGAGCACATTTCGGCGCAGATCGGCAGCTTGCCTTCCGCGAGACGGTTACGGCCGTACTTCTGGAATTCGGCCGTCGAGTTGTCGTCTTCCGGACCACCGTTGCAGAAGGTACATTTGTCCATCTTGCCACGCGATCCGAAGTTACCGGCCTGCGGATACTGCGGCGCGCCGAACGGGCACGCGTAGAAGCAATAACCACAGCCGATGCACAGGTCCTTGGAGTGGAGAACCACGCCTTCCTCGGTCTGGTAGATGCAATCCACCGGACATACCGCGATACACGGCGCATCCGAGCAATGCATGCACGCCACCGAGATGGAGCGCTCACCGGGTTTGCCGTCGTTAATCGTGACGACCCGGCGACGGTTGATGCCCCAGGGAACCTCGTGCTCGTTTTTGCACGCGGTGACACAGGCGTTGCACTCGATGCAGCGTTCTGCGTCACACAGGAACTTCATTCTAGCCATTTCTGTGTCTCCCTATTTCACGCTGTTTTGACACGGCAGAGCGTGACTTTGGTTTCCTGCATTTGGGTCACCGAGTCATACCCGTACGTCCCGCACATGTTGGAAGCTTCACCCAACACATATGGATCGGCGCCTTCCGGATATTTCTTCCGAAGGGATTCACCCATCCAATGCCCGCCGAAGTGGAACGGCATGAACACAACCCCCGGCGCAACACGCTCGGTTACGAGCGCCTTGACTTTGACACGACCACCTTC
This genomic window contains:
- a CDS encoding response regulator — protein: MKRCLIVDDSKVIRMVARKIIQEIGLDTEEASDGHEALESCDKTIPDAILLDWRLPGMTGIELLRALRGKPGGETPVIIFSTTEDDTDHINEALAAGASDYILKPFDSESIRAKFLQLGLVD
- a CDS encoding histidine phosphotransferase family protein; protein product: MSEQLRLSQLVCSRLCHDLVGAAGAVNAGLEILAEMGGLDDSAMELATKSGQELTRRLGFFRVAFGAGGAGKGGAEVTALRALAQDFLEGSNSRLEWPDYGDGVREIDPVMGKLLLNLILIGSECLPRGGTVSVQIAEVEGGIGLAVSATGSDAGLREDLAQGLTPGKSMTSLDSRSIHSYLTQLLVLEAGCELEVAADHDEVRFAALAIAD
- a CDS encoding formate dehydrogenase subunit gamma codes for the protein MTKLMQIIRTGAFAVFVTALVGLGSMTMNAGLALVTDHSAQAQQNGDVPGNTLGNISDAQMWRAIKGGVSGTVSIPDKKAAQMVQADGDAWRAFKNGPLSIYGAWSLLAILILLVVFFAVRGRIKIDHGFDPQGRTIERFNALERAVHWLTATSFIVLAFTGLNILYGRYFLKPVIGPEAFGTLTYYGKLAHNYIAFAFMVGIALMFVLWVRYNIPKGRDLKWLAIGGGLFSKGVHPEAGRFNAGQKIIFWAVVLGGFSLSLSGVAMMWPFEIQPWAGTFAFINNFGADLPTSFTPLQEAQISVLWHSVVALIMIVIVIAHIYIGSVGMEGAFDAVGTGQVDLNWAKEHHSLWVEEEMHKGSGQQQPAE
- the fdh3B gene encoding formate dehydrogenase FDH3 subunit beta, translating into MARMKFLCDAERCIECNACVTACKNEHEVPWGINRRRVVTINDGKPGERSISVACMHCSDAPCIAVCPVDCIYQTEEGVVLHSKDLCIGCGYCFYACPFGAPQYPQAGNFGSRGKMDKCTFCNGGPEDDNSTAEFQKYGRNRLAEGKLPICAEMCSTKALLGGDGNMISNIYRERIVSRGFGSGAWGWGTAYQLKAGS